A genome region from Solirubrobacter pauli includes the following:
- a CDS encoding class II fumarate hydratase has protein sequence MSAQDTSTELWGGETTKAVANFPVSGERVPLPVVRWLGRIKGNAARVNAELGLLDGELAEKIAAAGDEIAQGKHDAQFPIDVFQTGSGTSSNMNANEVIATLSGAHRNDHVNMGQSSNDVFPSAVHLAALDETTNTLLPALEQLEASFAAKAEAFKDLVKSGRTHLMDAVPVTLGQEFSGYAAQIRLGRRRIENALPQVAQIPLGGTATGTGLNTHRDFAAKVREKLSAETGLTISAPEDPFEAQGNRDALVELSGALKVVAVSLTKIAGDLALMGSGPRVGIGELYLPELQKGSSIMPGKVNPVIPEVVLQVSAQVIGNDTAITVGGLQGQFELNVRIPLIARNLLQSIHLLSTTAKIFAEKCVDGIEPNLPGLERSAENTLAVATALNPFIGYDKAADIVKDAAENGGTLREVARKHGVDDETLDKALDLRKIAAGSSAD, from the coding sequence ATGAGCGCGCAGGACACGTCGACGGAGCTGTGGGGCGGCGAGACCACCAAGGCCGTGGCGAACTTCCCGGTTTCAGGGGAACGCGTCCCGCTGCCGGTCGTCCGCTGGCTCGGCCGCATCAAGGGCAACGCCGCGCGCGTGAACGCGGAGCTCGGCCTGCTCGACGGCGAGCTGGCCGAGAAGATCGCCGCCGCGGGCGACGAGATCGCCCAGGGCAAGCACGACGCGCAGTTCCCGATCGACGTCTTCCAGACCGGGTCCGGCACCTCGTCGAACATGAACGCCAACGAGGTCATCGCGACGCTCTCCGGGGCGCACCGCAACGACCACGTGAACATGGGGCAGAGCTCCAACGACGTCTTCCCGAGCGCCGTGCACCTCGCCGCGCTCGACGAGACGACGAACACGCTGCTGCCCGCGCTCGAGCAGCTCGAGGCGAGCTTCGCGGCCAAGGCCGAGGCCTTCAAGGACCTCGTCAAGTCGGGCCGCACGCACCTGATGGACGCCGTGCCGGTCACGCTCGGCCAGGAGTTCTCGGGCTACGCGGCGCAGATCCGCCTCGGTCGGCGCCGGATCGAGAACGCGCTGCCGCAGGTGGCGCAGATCCCGCTCGGCGGCACCGCCACGGGCACCGGCCTCAACACGCACCGCGACTTCGCGGCCAAGGTCCGCGAGAAGCTCAGCGCCGAGACCGGGCTGACGATCTCCGCGCCCGAGGACCCGTTCGAGGCGCAGGGCAACCGCGACGCGCTCGTCGAGCTCAGCGGTGCGCTGAAGGTGGTGGCGGTCTCGCTCACGAAGATCGCCGGCGACCTCGCGCTGATGGGCTCCGGCCCGCGCGTCGGCATCGGCGAGCTCTACCTGCCGGAGCTGCAGAAGGGCTCCTCGATCATGCCGGGCAAGGTCAACCCGGTGATCCCGGAGGTCGTGCTCCAGGTCAGCGCGCAGGTGATCGGCAACGACACCGCGATCACGGTCGGCGGCCTCCAGGGCCAGTTCGAGCTCAACGTGCGGATCCCGCTGATCGCCCGCAACCTGCTGCAGTCGATCCACCTGCTCTCCACGACGGCGAAGATCTTCGCGGAGAAGTGCGTCGACGGGATCGAGCCGAACCTGCCCGGCCTCGAGCGCTCGGCGGAGAACACGCTCGCCGTCGCGACCGCGCTGAACCCGTTCATCGGCTACGACAAGGCGGCCGACATCGTCAAGGACGCCGCGGAGAACGGGGGGACGCTGCGCGAGGTGGCCCGCAAGCACGGCGTCGACGACGAGACGCTCGACAAGGCGCTCGACCTGCGCAAGATCGCCGCCGGGTCCTCCGCTGACTGA
- a CDS encoding GNAT family N-acetyltransferase: MSRAPWPYYARPRVGAGHAFTAEDVATVRARQAELNVPQMFEWVHETAPTLRGAIDADVTEVPLLVLDRSQWRPVDPPGGMEVRLLDADDEALTAALGVEHVGFAAPGTAPGPQAITERDVYEVDAARLEYLRTRIRRGTSVTAVATSEYGPVAVGTLRPVGAVAEIVAVATLPAVRRQGLGSAVTAMLVEHALERGIETVFLSAASDAVARVYERLGFRRAGTACFVQ; this comes from the coding sequence GTGTCGCGGGCGCCGTGGCCGTACTACGCGCGGCCGCGCGTCGGCGCGGGGCACGCGTTCACGGCGGAGGACGTCGCGACCGTGCGCGCCCGGCAGGCGGAGCTGAACGTGCCGCAGATGTTCGAGTGGGTGCACGAGACGGCGCCCACGCTGCGCGGTGCGATCGACGCCGACGTGACCGAGGTGCCGCTGCTCGTGCTCGACCGCTCCCAGTGGCGGCCCGTCGACCCGCCCGGCGGGATGGAGGTGCGCCTGCTCGACGCCGACGACGAGGCGCTGACCGCGGCGCTCGGCGTGGAGCACGTGGGCTTCGCGGCCCCCGGCACCGCACCGGGCCCGCAGGCGATCACCGAGCGCGACGTCTACGAGGTGGACGCCGCGCGGCTCGAGTACCTGCGCACGCGCATCCGCCGCGGCACGAGCGTGACGGCCGTGGCGACGAGCGAGTACGGCCCCGTGGCCGTGGGCACGCTGCGGCCGGTCGGCGCGGTCGCGGAGATCGTCGCGGTCGCGACCCTGCCCGCCGTCCGCCGCCAGGGGCTTGGGAGCGCCGTCACGGCGATGCTCGTCGAGCACGCGCTCGAGCGCGGGATCGAGACCGTGTTCCTGAGCGCCGCGAGCGACGCGGTGGCGCGCGTCTACGAGCGGCTCGGCTTCCGCCGCGCCGGAACGGCCTGCTTCGTCCAGTGA
- a CDS encoding polyphosphate kinase 2 family protein yields MSVLDELDLTLKISKEDEPEVLEALQKRMLELRLELGGQTSDRIGPPLCVLFEGWDASGKGGAIKRLVDGLDPRHVRVKQYAAPTPDELRHHYLSRFVPALPGDGGMAVLDRSWYGRVLVERVEGFATKAEWKRAYREINDFERALCDDGMILVKFWLHVSPEEQLKRFKAREKDPLKSWKLTDEDWRNREKRPQYEAAIDEMVRRTSTDYAPWELIPGESKRYARAEVLRRVIAAVEKRL; encoded by the coding sequence ATGAGCGTGCTCGACGAGCTGGACCTGACGCTGAAGATCTCCAAGGAGGACGAGCCGGAGGTGCTCGAGGCGCTGCAGAAGCGCATGCTCGAGCTGCGCCTGGAGCTCGGCGGGCAGACGAGCGACCGGATCGGGCCGCCGCTGTGCGTGCTCTTCGAGGGCTGGGACGCGTCCGGCAAGGGCGGCGCGATCAAACGGCTCGTGGACGGGCTGGACCCGCGGCACGTGCGCGTCAAGCAGTACGCCGCGCCGACGCCCGACGAGCTCCGCCACCACTACCTCTCGCGGTTCGTGCCCGCGCTCCCCGGGGACGGCGGGATGGCCGTGCTGGACCGCTCCTGGTACGGGCGGGTGCTCGTCGAGCGCGTCGAGGGCTTCGCGACCAAGGCCGAGTGGAAGCGCGCCTACCGCGAGATCAACGACTTCGAGCGCGCGCTCTGCGACGACGGGATGATCCTCGTCAAGTTCTGGTTGCACGTCTCGCCCGAGGAGCAGCTCAAGCGCTTCAAGGCGCGCGAGAAGGACCCGTTGAAGTCCTGGAAGCTGACCGACGAGGACTGGCGCAACCGCGAGAAGCGACCGCAGTACGAGGCGGCGATCGACGAGATGGTCCGGCGGACGTCGACCGACTACGCGCCCTGGGAGCTGATCCCGGGCGAGTCGAAGCGCTACGCCCGGGCGGAGGTGCTGCGCCGCGTGATCGCGGCGGTGGAGAAGCGGCTCTAG
- a CDS encoding DUF294 nucleotidyltransferase-like domain-containing protein, with amino-acid sequence MLQDLAAGEALAELQRRTGAQFPNLTAARERTAAALEERGRAVARIGLPDPSALCLMGSWGRHEVVGGSDDDWLLLVEDEAVDVAVLAEVSRALSAQPGVEGVFGKAASARHLIDRIGLDRDDNKNLTRRILLLLESQPLNGQAFYDRVRGELIGGYVNEWVGDRTVPRFFLNDVVRYWRTICVDFAGKERERGGSGWGLRNAKLRNSRKILFASGLLPLLLCERFGRADMARFLAEQFSVPATSRIAYAFLVAGAADSGARALGAYDQFLGILGDESCRDHLAGLRREDAKRSAVFMDARRSGETLQDALLALLFETPQFTQVARAYSVF; translated from the coding sequence TTGCTGCAGGACCTCGCCGCGGGCGAGGCCCTCGCGGAGCTCCAGCGCCGCACCGGCGCGCAGTTCCCGAACCTGACGGCCGCGCGCGAGCGGACGGCCGCCGCGCTGGAGGAGCGCGGTCGCGCGGTCGCGCGGATCGGCCTCCCGGACCCGAGCGCGCTGTGCCTGATGGGGTCCTGGGGCCGCCATGAGGTGGTCGGCGGTAGCGACGACGACTGGCTGCTGCTGGTCGAGGACGAAGCCGTGGACGTCGCGGTGCTGGCCGAGGTGTCGCGGGCGCTGTCGGCCCAGCCCGGCGTGGAGGGCGTGTTCGGCAAGGCGGCGAGCGCGCGGCACCTGATCGACCGGATCGGGCTGGACCGCGACGACAACAAGAACCTCACACGCCGGATCCTGCTGCTGCTCGAGTCCCAGCCGCTCAACGGCCAGGCGTTCTACGACCGCGTGCGGGGCGAGCTGATCGGCGGCTACGTCAACGAGTGGGTGGGCGACCGCACGGTCCCGCGCTTCTTCCTCAACGACGTCGTCCGCTACTGGCGCACGATCTGCGTCGACTTCGCGGGCAAGGAGCGCGAGCGCGGTGGCAGCGGCTGGGGGCTGCGCAACGCCAAGCTGCGCAACTCCCGCAAGATCCTGTTCGCCTCGGGCCTGCTGCCGCTGCTGCTGTGCGAGCGCTTCGGCCGTGCGGACATGGCGCGCTTCCTCGCCGAGCAGTTCAGCGTGCCGGCGACCTCGCGGATCGCCTATGCGTTCCTCGTCGCGGGCGCGGCCGACTCGGGCGCCCGCGCCCTCGGCGCCTACGACCAGTTCCTCGGCATCCTCGGCGACGAGTCCTGCCGCGACCACCTCGCGGGCCTGCGCCGCGAGGACGCGAAGCGCTCGGCCGTGTTCATGGACGCGCGCCGCTCCGGCGAGACGCTGCAGGACGCGCTGCTGGCGCTCCTGTTCGAGACGCCCCAGTTCACGCAGGTCGCGCGCGCTTACAGCGTCTTCTGA
- a CDS encoding FAD binding domain-containing protein, translating to MPLRRLETPVKPAAFDHVRVASWDEAIAALADDALVLAGGQSLMPLLNARAVRPARLVDITGIPGVIRKRGGVLRIDATVRQAALERSRIVAAGWPLLAQAVRHVGHPATRSRGTVGGSAAHGDPRAELICALAALDARFELASGRTARGPLTLAPGDLLVAIEVPPLPEGARTAFLEHARTSGDFAEAGVAVVLAPGHAAIAVLGAGRATAAESALRDGAAAEAVAELAAGLIEGDHRRALVAELTRRALAEVKR from the coding sequence GTGCCTCTGCGCCGCCTGGAGACGCCGGTGAAGCCGGCGGCCTTCGATCACGTGCGCGTGGCCTCGTGGGACGAGGCGATCGCCGCGCTCGCCGACGACGCGCTCGTGCTCGCGGGCGGGCAGAGCCTCATGCCGCTGCTGAACGCGCGCGCGGTGCGCCCGGCGCGGCTGGTCGACATCACCGGCATCCCGGGCGTGATCCGCAAGCGCGGCGGGGTGCTCCGCATCGACGCGACCGTTCGCCAGGCCGCGCTCGAGCGCTCGCGGATCGTCGCGGCGGGCTGGCCGCTGCTCGCCCAGGCGGTGCGGCACGTGGGGCATCCCGCGACCCGTTCGCGCGGCACGGTCGGCGGCTCGGCCGCCCACGGCGACCCGCGTGCGGAGCTGATCTGCGCGCTGGCCGCGCTCGACGCGCGCTTCGAGCTCGCCTCCGGGCGCACCGCGCGCGGCCCGCTCACGCTCGCCCCGGGGGACCTGCTCGTGGCGATCGAGGTCCCGCCGCTCCCCGAGGGCGCGCGCACGGCGTTCCTCGAGCACGCCCGCACGTCCGGCGACTTCGCCGAGGCCGGCGTCGCCGTCGTCCTCGCGCCCGGCCACGCGGCGATCGCGGTCCTCGGCGCCGGTCGCGCCACCGCGGCCGAGTCGGCGCTGCGCGACGGAGCCGCCGCCGAGGCCGTGGCCGAGCTCGCCGCCGGCCTGATCGAGGGCGACCACCGCCGCGCGCTGGTCGCCGAGCTCACGCGCCGCGCGCTCGCCGAGGTAAAGCGATGA
- a CDS encoding winged helix-turn-helix transcriptional regulator, with product MYELDRPISCSIGRAMDVLGERWTFLILRESFYGVRRFSDMQRNLGIARNILSTRLQTLVANGILERVLYREDPPRYEYKLTAAGRDLYPAIVTVMRWGDRHLSEEPPVVLRHNSCGHEADPLLVCAHCHEELDPHEVTPERNVDVATA from the coding sequence ATGTACGAGCTGGATCGCCCTATCAGCTGCTCGATCGGCCGCGCGATGGACGTCCTCGGCGAACGCTGGACGTTCCTGATCCTGCGTGAGTCCTTCTACGGCGTCCGTCGCTTCAGCGACATGCAGCGCAACCTCGGGATCGCCCGCAACATCCTGTCGACGCGCCTGCAGACGCTCGTCGCCAACGGCATCCTCGAACGCGTCCTCTACCGCGAGGACCCGCCCCGCTACGAGTACAAGCTCACCGCGGCCGGCCGTGACCTCTATCCCGCCATCGTGACCGTGATGCGCTGGGGCGACCGGCACCTCTCCGAGGAGCCGCCGGTCGTGCTGCGGCACAACTCCTGCGGGCACGAGGCCGATCCGCTCCTCGTGTGCGCGCACTGCCACGAGGAGCTCGATCCGCACGAGGTCACGCCCGAGCGCAACGTGGACGTCGCGACGGCCTAG
- a CDS encoding MATE family efflux transporter — protein MKLRSKYDREILLLALPALGALAAEPLYVLVDTAIVGHLGTTQLASLAIAATVLSTAFTIFNFLTYGTTAQVARLHGAGRDEDAARLGSQALWLALGIGLVLLALLQLGAPAIVTLMGGEGEVKDGAVLYLRISALGAPLFMLASAAQGFLRGTGDLKTPLLILLAAHTVNAVLEVVFVYGFGWGLAGSAWGTVIAQLGMAGAFFMVQYRAGLERPHPEKMRPLMRIGSEIAVRTTALTGSFLVGSAVLARIGATSLGAHQIAFQLWVFLALVLDAIAIAGQVMVGRMLGASDAAGARAAATRMIGWSVIVGAAFGLILLALGDLVPDLFTSDPEVIDKAREIWWIFALTMPFNGAVFALDGILIGAGDTRFLMWGMLAAAAVYLPIVVLTYRNGWGIEGIWWGLAALIAVRLVTCGGRFLGSQWALTGARA, from the coding sequence ATGAAGCTGCGCTCGAAGTACGACCGCGAGATCCTCCTGCTCGCGTTGCCCGCGCTGGGCGCGCTCGCGGCCGAGCCGTTGTACGTGCTCGTGGACACGGCGATCGTCGGCCACCTCGGGACGACGCAGCTCGCCTCCCTCGCGATCGCGGCGACCGTCCTGAGCACCGCGTTCACGATCTTCAACTTCCTGACCTACGGCACCACCGCCCAGGTCGCGCGTCTGCACGGCGCCGGCCGCGACGAGGACGCCGCCCGGCTGGGGTCGCAGGCGCTGTGGCTCGCCCTCGGGATCGGCCTGGTCCTGCTCGCGCTCCTGCAGCTCGGCGCGCCCGCGATCGTCACGCTCATGGGCGGCGAGGGCGAGGTGAAGGACGGCGCCGTCCTGTACCTGCGGATCAGCGCGCTCGGCGCGCCGCTGTTCATGCTGGCCTCCGCGGCGCAGGGCTTCTTGCGGGGCACCGGCGACCTGAAGACGCCGCTGCTGATCCTGCTCGCGGCGCACACCGTCAACGCCGTGCTGGAGGTCGTGTTCGTCTATGGCTTCGGCTGGGGCCTCGCGGGCTCGGCCTGGGGCACGGTGATCGCGCAGCTCGGCATGGCCGGCGCGTTCTTCATGGTCCAATACCGCGCCGGCCTGGAGCGCCCGCACCCCGAGAAGATGCGGCCGCTGATGCGGATCGGCAGCGAGATCGCCGTCCGCACGACCGCGCTCACCGGGTCCTTCCTCGTCGGCAGCGCCGTCCTCGCGCGGATCGGGGCGACGTCGCTCGGCGCACACCAGATCGCGTTCCAGCTGTGGGTGTTCCTGGCGCTCGTCCTCGACGCGATCGCGATCGCCGGCCAGGTGATGGTCGGCCGGATGCTCGGTGCGAGCGACGCGGCGGGCGCCCGCGCCGCCGCCACGCGCATGATCGGCTGGTCGGTGATCGTCGGCGCGGCCTTCGGCCTGATCCTGCTCGCGCTCGGCGACCTCGTGCCCGACCTGTTCACCAGCGACCCCGAGGTGATCGACAAGGCCCGCGAGATCTGGTGGATCTTCGCGCTCACGATGCCGTTCAACGGCGCGGTGTTCGCGCTCGACGGCATCCTCATCGGGGCCGGCGACACGCGCTTCCTGATGTGGGGGATGCTGGCCGCCGCGGCCGTCTACCTCCCGATCGTGGTGCTCACCTACCGCAACGGCTGGGGCATCGAAGGCATCTGGTGGGGCCTGGCCGCATTGATCGCCGTTCGGCTAGTTACGTGCGGCGGAAGGTTCCTCGGGTCACAATGGGCGTTGACAGGCGCGCGCGCTTGA
- a CDS encoding xanthine dehydrogenase family protein molybdopterin-binding subunit, translating into MGVASTLGQPVRRREDARLLAGRGRFLDDLPMPDALHMAFVRSPHPFARFQPKRPGRLTFTAESLAGRASPAQIVPPPGLDAAPVPHPLLAAGEVRYVGQPVAAVLAESRALAEDAVDAVEVAYEPLPAVDDPRAGETLVRWEKSAGDVAGAFARAAHVVRTEHVLPRLVAAPPEPRGALATVEGGQLTVWLSSESAHRARAQLAQILRRAEDSIRVVVPDVGGGFSSKGTLPVEAAVAAFAAVELGRPVRWTEDRRENALSAPQGRGVRAAVELALDADGRILALRGRVLADLGAYLLPSTAIPPHTVAMSLTGAYAVDAVEVIVTGARTHRVPTAPFRGAGRAEASFLIETAVDAAARQLRMDRIELRRRNLVRTFPHTTALGWTYDSGDYEACLDRALALVGAADGELVGVGVALWVARSGGLYETASVQRAGDDVVVTVGSTPSGQGHETVFAQLAAATLGVDPERVTVRTGDTAWLADGVGSFTARSTAMGGSAVVAAAQDLLAGGDGHARFASDQTFTSGAYAAVVEVVRATGEVRVRKLVAVDDAGRIVNPLLARGQVVGGLVQALGATVLDALPTAAEVPELVTASVESPSPLNPLGAKGISESGAIGAPAAIANAVADAIGRHLDPPYTPAAVWQALR; encoded by the coding sequence GTGGGAGTCGCCAGCACCCTCGGCCAGCCGGTCCGCCGTCGCGAGGACGCGCGCCTGCTCGCGGGCCGGGGCCGCTTCCTCGACGACCTCCCGATGCCCGACGCGCTGCACATGGCGTTCGTGCGCTCCCCGCATCCCTTCGCCCGCTTCCAACCTAAACGTCCTGGACGTTTAACTTTCACCGCCGAGTCGTTGGCCGGGCGGGCGTCGCCGGCGCAGATCGTGCCGCCGCCCGGGCTGGACGCCGCGCCGGTCCCGCATCCGCTGCTGGCCGCCGGGGAGGTGCGGTACGTCGGGCAGCCGGTGGCGGCGGTGCTGGCGGAGAGCCGAGCGCTCGCCGAGGACGCGGTCGACGCGGTGGAGGTGGCGTACGAGCCGCTGCCCGCGGTCGACGATCCGCGCGCCGGCGAGACGCTGGTGCGCTGGGAGAAGTCCGCGGGGGACGTGGCCGGCGCGTTCGCGCGGGCGGCGCACGTGGTGCGGACCGAGCACGTGCTTCCGCGGCTCGTCGCCGCGCCGCCGGAGCCGCGCGGGGCACTCGCGACGGTCGAGGGCGGGCAGCTGACGGTCTGGCTGTCGTCGGAGTCGGCGCACCGGGCGCGCGCGCAGCTCGCCCAGATCCTGCGCCGGGCGGAGGATTCGATCCGCGTCGTCGTGCCGGACGTGGGCGGCGGATTCAGCTCCAAGGGGACGCTGCCGGTCGAGGCGGCGGTGGCGGCGTTCGCGGCGGTGGAGCTGGGGCGGCCGGTGCGCTGGACGGAGGACCGGCGCGAGAACGCGCTGTCGGCGCCCCAGGGCCGCGGCGTACGCGCGGCGGTCGAGCTGGCGCTGGACGCCGACGGGCGGATCCTCGCGCTGCGCGGCCGCGTGCTCGCCGACCTGGGCGCGTACCTGCTGCCCAGCACCGCGATCCCGCCGCACACGGTCGCGATGTCGCTCACGGGCGCCTACGCCGTGGACGCGGTCGAGGTGATCGTCACCGGCGCGCGCACCCACCGCGTGCCGACCGCGCCCTTCCGCGGCGCCGGCCGCGCGGAGGCGAGCTTCCTGATCGAGACGGCGGTCGACGCGGCGGCGCGGCAGCTGCGGATGGACCGGATCGAGCTGCGGCGGCGGAACTTGGTGCGGACGTTCCCGCACACCACGGCGCTGGGGTGGACGTACGACTCGGGCGACTACGAGGCGTGCCTGGACCGGGCGCTCGCGCTGGTGGGGGCGGCGGACGGCGAGCTGGTCGGCGTCGGCGTGGCGCTGTGGGTCGCCCGCTCCGGCGGCCTGTACGAGACCGCCTCGGTGCAGCGCGCGGGGGACGACGTGGTCGTGACCGTCGGCTCGACGCCGTCCGGGCAGGGCCACGAGACCGTGTTCGCGCAGCTCGCCGCGGCCACGCTGGGCGTGGACCCCGAGCGCGTCACCGTGCGGACCGGCGACACGGCGTGGCTCGCCGACGGCGTCGGCTCGTTCACGGCCCGCTCGACGGCGATGGGCGGATCGGCGGTCGTCGCGGCCGCCCAGGACCTGCTGGCGGGCGGCGACGGGCACGCGCGGTTCGCCTCGGACCAGACGTTCACGTCGGGCGCGTACGCCGCGGTCGTCGAGGTCGTGCGCGCGACGGGCGAGGTCCGCGTGCGGAAGCTCGTCGCCGTCGACGACGCGGGCCGGATCGTCAACCCGCTGCTGGCGCGCGGGCAGGTCGTCGGCGGCCTCGTGCAGGCTCTCGGCGCGACGGTGCTGGACGCGCTGCCGACCGCCGCCGAGGTCCCGGAGCTCGTGACCGCGTCCGTCGAGTCGCCGTCGCCGCTGAACCCGCTCGGCGCGAAGGGCATCAGCGAGAGCGGCGCGATCGGCGCCCCGGCCGCGATCGCCAACGCCGTCGCCGACGCGATCGGCCGCCACCTCGACCCGCCGTACACGCCTGCGGCCGTCTGGCAGGCGCTGCGATGA
- a CDS encoding (2Fe-2S)-binding protein yields the protein MSAFGDTPSDLDRPGFGTPGAVSAGIEASADHTAPVQISLRVNGTEREAAAEPRTLLSDFLRHTLGLTGTKVGCESGDCGSCTVHIDGEPALACLTLAVQADGAHVTTIEGLPHGPLQEAFHEHHALQCGFCTAGMLMTLDAFLKTNPDPSEPEIKAALSGNLCRCTGYAPIVEAVRNR from the coding sequence ATGAGCGCGTTCGGCGACACCCCGTCCGACCTCGACCGCCCGGGCTTCGGCACGCCCGGCGCCGTTTCGGCCGGGATCGAAGCCTCCGCCGACCACACTGCGCCCGTGCAGATCTCCCTCCGCGTGAACGGCACCGAGCGCGAGGCCGCGGCGGAGCCGCGCACGCTCCTCTCGGACTTCCTCCGCCATACCCTCGGCCTCACGGGAACGAAGGTCGGCTGCGAGAGCGGCGACTGCGGCTCGTGCACCGTCCACATCGACGGTGAGCCCGCGCTCGCGTGCCTCACCCTCGCCGTCCAGGCCGACGGCGCGCACGTCACGACGATCGAAGGCCTCCCGCACGGCCCGCTCCAGGAGGCGTTCCACGAGCACCACGCGCTGCAGTGCGGGTTCTGCACGGCCGGCATGCTGATGACGCTCGACGCCTTCTTGAAGACCAACCCCGACCCCTCCGAGCCCGAGATCAAGGCGGCGCTGAGCGGCAACCTGTGCCGCTGCACGGGCTACGCGCCGATCGTCGAGGCCGTCCGCAACCGATGA
- a CDS encoding flotillin family protein, with protein MNTTLIVVIAAVVLVPLILAILFKVLWKVPAADEALIVTGFGVKGKAVGDRIFKIVTGGGAFVVPVMQKAQYLGMSADKALLEVEGVDSQKIPVGVRGVAIFKVGDDERSITNAGTRFLEAQQGQMHDLVREVFHGHLRSIIGSMSVEDLIANRNELAQATRDASSDEMQKLGLVIDSLQIQEVIDPTGYIRALGEPRAAEVQMRARIAAAAADREATEREQEAEALKAAARRDSEIKRAAYQAEIDKQAAMSAQAGPLADAEARKQVVVQETAVAELEAEREEKRLDTQVRKPADAAAYEKQVQAEAERVARISIAEAQAREVELAAAAKAKQIEQIGASEARITSQRGIAEGEATKAKGEAEGASIRAKGLAEAEAIAKRAEALEKEADAVIGQQLAEQLPEIVRAAAESFKHVDNLTVLNGAQGISEIIAQVIGQAGPALDMAQTALSRRNGAQAKEEPAKPSA; from the coding sequence GTGAACACCACGCTGATCGTGGTCATCGCCGCTGTCGTCCTCGTCCCCCTGATCCTCGCGATCCTGTTCAAGGTCCTGTGGAAGGTGCCGGCGGCCGACGAGGCGCTGATCGTCACCGGCTTCGGCGTCAAGGGCAAGGCGGTCGGCGACCGCATCTTCAAGATCGTCACCGGTGGAGGCGCGTTCGTCGTGCCCGTGATGCAGAAGGCGCAGTACCTCGGCATGTCGGCCGACAAGGCGCTGCTCGAGGTCGAGGGCGTCGACTCGCAGAAGATCCCGGTCGGGGTCCGCGGCGTGGCGATCTTCAAGGTCGGCGACGACGAGCGCTCGATCACCAACGCCGGCACGCGGTTCCTGGAGGCCCAGCAGGGCCAGATGCACGACCTCGTCCGCGAGGTCTTCCACGGCCACCTGCGCTCGATCATCGGCTCGATGTCGGTCGAGGACCTGATCGCCAACCGCAACGAGCTCGCCCAGGCGACGCGCGACGCGAGCTCGGACGAGATGCAGAAGCTCGGCCTCGTGATCGACTCGCTGCAGATCCAGGAGGTCATCGACCCCACCGGCTACATCCGCGCGCTCGGCGAGCCGCGCGCCGCCGAGGTGCAGATGCGCGCCCGGATCGCCGCGGCCGCCGCCGACCGCGAGGCGACCGAGCGCGAGCAGGAGGCCGAGGCGCTCAAGGCCGCCGCCCGGCGCGACTCGGAGATCAAGCGCGCCGCCTACCAGGCGGAGATCGACAAGCAGGCCGCGATGTCCGCTCAGGCCGGGCCGCTGGCGGACGCCGAGGCGCGCAAGCAGGTCGTCGTCCAGGAGACCGCGGTCGCCGAGCTCGAGGCCGAGCGCGAGGAGAAGCGCCTGGACACGCAGGTCCGCAAGCCCGCGGACGCCGCCGCCTACGAGAAGCAGGTCCAGGCCGAGGCCGAGCGCGTCGCGCGCATCTCGATCGCGGAGGCGCAGGCGCGCGAGGTCGAGCTGGCCGCCGCCGCCAAGGCCAAGCAGATCGAGCAGATCGGCGCCTCCGAAGCGCGGATCACCTCTCAGCGCGGCATCGCCGAGGGCGAGGCCACCAAGGCCAAGGGCGAGGCTGAAGGCGCGTCGATCCGCGCCAAGGGCCTGGCCGAGGCCGAGGCGATCGCCAAGCGCGCCGAGGCGCTCGAGAAGGAAGCCGACGCCGTCATCGGCCAGCAGCTCGCCGAGCAGCTCCCGGAGATCGTCCGCGCCGCCGCCGAGTCCTTCAAGCACGTCGACAACCTGACCGTCCTCAACGGCGCTCAGGGCATCAGCGAGATCATCGCCCAGGTGATCGGGCAGGCCGGCCCGGCGCTGGACATGGCCCAGACCGCGCTGTCGCGCCGCAACGGCGCGCAGGCGAAGGAGGAGCCGGCGAAGCCCTCGGCCTAG